One part of the Candidatus Kouleothrix ribensis genome encodes these proteins:
- a CDS encoding patatin-like phospholipase family protein, with protein sequence MIAFVLSGGGNRGALQAGALQALLERGIVPDLIVGTSVGALNSVVLAADPTAAAARRQAEGWAHIRRSDVFPGNTLTVGWRILTGQGSFHSRESFARFVLATLPPNVRRFKDLEVPCLVTATALAAGRLRLFGDDPNERLLDALLASTAIPPFYAPYPYRNELLLDGALVANLPLSHAIARGARTIYTLEIIDDMATSGRPGLIYTLTSSLNAMLNRQHEQERHTVALAHARGITIHDIRLTSGQNLAYNDFSRSAALVAAGERAALEYLDALPAARPAPLARLTESLRMAIRTAAAARRTAAPPSAPLPPATAG encoded by the coding sequence ATGATTGCATTTGTGTTGAGCGGTGGCGGAAACCGGGGCGCGCTGCAAGCCGGCGCGCTACAGGCACTACTCGAGCGTGGGATCGTCCCGGATCTGATCGTTGGCACATCGGTCGGTGCGCTCAATAGCGTGGTGCTGGCAGCCGACCCAACCGCAGCGGCCGCGCGGCGGCAGGCCGAGGGATGGGCGCACATCCGGCGCTCGGATGTGTTCCCCGGCAATACGCTGACGGTCGGCTGGCGCATCCTCACCGGCCAGGGCAGCTTTCACAGCCGCGAGAGCTTTGCGCGCTTTGTGCTGGCAACCCTGCCGCCAAATGTACGCCGCTTCAAAGATCTCGAGGTGCCCTGCCTAGTGACGGCTACTGCGCTGGCAGCGGGGCGGCTGCGGCTGTTTGGCGACGACCCGAACGAGCGGCTGCTCGACGCGCTGCTGGCCAGCACGGCCATCCCGCCATTCTATGCGCCCTACCCCTACCGCAACGAGCTGCTGCTCGACGGGGCGCTGGTGGCCAACCTACCGCTCTCGCACGCCATTGCGCGGGGTGCCCGCACGATCTATACGCTCGAGATCATCGACGACATGGCCACAAGCGGGCGGCCAGGCCTGATCTACACCCTCACGTCGTCGCTCAACGCCATGCTCAACCGCCAGCACGAGCAAGAGCGTCACACCGTGGCGCTGGCGCACGCGCGCGGCATTACCATCCACGACATCCGGCTTACCAGCGGGCAGAATCTAGCCTACAACGATTTCAGCCGCAGCGCGGCGCTGGTGGCTGCTGGTGAGCGTGCTGCGCTCGAATACCTCGACGCGCTGCCGGCGGCGCGCCCGGCCCCACTTGCGCGCCTGACCGAGTCGCTACGCATGGCGATACGCACCGCCGCGGCAGCCCGGCGCACCGCCGCGCCACCCTCGGCACCGCTGCCACCGGCTACCGCAGGCTGA
- a CDS encoding polysaccharide biosynthesis tyrosine autokinase: MDLKNYFSVFQRWGWIVLLCTVLAGITSYWYSSQLPVVYQARSRYLIGPAIDNPNVTSNDLRASIQIGQTYDSLVNSRPLLQNVIDKLKLNTTPDALSAQVGGTWIETTQILSIRANANEPQLAADIANAIGDELITMSPSGPGSKQVARRQEAEAQIARLQETIRATQAEIDQLANQIQQTTEATAQRGLIIRLDERRAQLAAAQRAYSDLFQLLQTSDVNKITTVEPAVADSVPIAPDTQRNVLAAVIAGLVLGLAAMMLLEYFTDVIHTPEMLRSVTGLTYLGGLARHKKLAGKDGAQLVTIAAPETLAAESFRILRTNLQIPGTDRHLPSLLITSPSRGDGKSDVAANLAVSFARAGKKVILIDANLRRPQLAALFGIAEKTGLASLLDSRDRLPEPVAVPAVPGLSVLTAGASSPNSSEILGSQRMYELLQTCKARADMVVIDSPSLWYSDTLALAPQVDGVLLVVSSGSTGRENTVNAVESLRLVGANIIGTVLNRVKAGPAYQYYPSFAASRPALEGPTTSSTVRALNSGSASPAQPGKSPTQSAGGALGKSQPAAPMSNSGNEASPSATAVLDTLSSDAQPTQSGDSWSSVEPVSNYTNGFKSDAPTDKGSSGRKK, encoded by the coding sequence ATGGATCTCAAGAATTATTTTTCGGTTTTTCAGAGGTGGGGTTGGATCGTACTTTTGTGTACTGTACTGGCTGGCATTACAAGCTACTGGTATTCCTCGCAGCTGCCGGTGGTCTACCAGGCGCGTTCGCGCTATTTGATCGGCCCGGCGATCGATAACCCGAATGTGACTAGCAACGACCTACGGGCCAGCATTCAGATTGGCCAGACTTACGACTCGCTGGTGAATAGCCGGCCGCTGCTACAGAATGTTATTGACAAGCTCAAGCTGAATACCACCCCCGATGCGCTGAGTGCTCAGGTTGGTGGTACCTGGATCGAGACGACACAGATCCTGAGCATCCGTGCCAACGCCAACGAGCCGCAGCTGGCCGCCGATATTGCGAATGCGATCGGCGACGAGCTGATCACCATGAGCCCAAGCGGCCCTGGCAGCAAGCAGGTAGCACGCCGCCAAGAGGCCGAAGCTCAGATCGCACGCCTGCAAGAGACGATTCGCGCGACCCAGGCCGAGATCGACCAGCTGGCCAACCAGATCCAGCAGACCACCGAGGCTACCGCGCAGCGCGGCCTGATCATTCGGCTCGACGAGCGCCGTGCTCAGCTGGCGGCTGCCCAGCGCGCCTATAGCGATCTGTTCCAGCTGCTACAGACCAGCGATGTCAACAAGATCACCACGGTTGAGCCTGCGGTGGCCGATTCGGTGCCGATCGCGCCCGACACCCAGCGCAATGTGCTGGCCGCCGTGATCGCCGGCCTGGTGCTTGGCCTGGCTGCTATGATGCTGCTCGAATACTTCACCGATGTCATCCACACCCCCGAGATGCTGCGCAGCGTTACCGGGCTGACCTATCTGGGTGGCCTGGCGCGCCACAAGAAGCTTGCCGGCAAGGATGGAGCCCAGCTGGTGACGATCGCCGCACCCGAGACGCTGGCGGCCGAGAGCTTCCGTATTCTGCGCACTAACCTGCAGATCCCGGGCACCGACCGCCACCTGCCCTCGCTGCTGATCACCAGCCCCTCGCGCGGTGATGGTAAGAGCGATGTGGCTGCGAACCTGGCTGTGTCGTTCGCGCGCGCCGGTAAGAAGGTCATCCTGATCGATGCAAACCTGCGCCGCCCGCAGCTGGCTGCGCTGTTCGGGATTGCCGAGAAGACTGGCCTGGCGAGCCTGTTGGACTCGCGCGACCGGCTGCCCGAGCCGGTGGCCGTGCCGGCAGTGCCGGGCCTCTCGGTGCTGACGGCTGGCGCTTCGTCGCCGAATTCGTCCGAGATCCTGGGCTCGCAGCGTATGTATGAGCTGTTGCAGACGTGCAAGGCCCGCGCCGATATGGTTGTGATCGATAGCCCGTCGCTGTGGTACTCCGATACGCTCGCGCTTGCGCCGCAGGTTGATGGTGTACTGCTGGTGGTTAGTAGCGGCTCAACCGGCCGCGAGAATACGGTCAATGCGGTCGAGAGCCTGCGGCTGGTTGGTGCCAATATCATCGGCACCGTGCTCAATCGCGTGAAGGCCGGCCCGGCCTACCAGTACTACCCGTCGTTTGCGGCGAGCCGCCCGGCGCTCGAAGGCCCCACCACGTCGAGCACAGTGCGTGCCCTGAATAGTGGCTCAGCCAGCCCGGCCCAGCCCGGCAAATCGCCGACCCAATCGGCAGGTGGTGCGTTGGGAAAATCCCAACCGGCGGCTCCGATGTCGAATAGCGGCAATGAGGCGTCGCCTAGCGCCACGGCCGTGCTCGACACGCTGTCGTCGGATGCTCAGCCCACCCAGTCCGGCGATAGCTGGTCGTCCGTCGAGCCGGTGAGCAACTATACGAACGGCTTCAAATCGGACGCCCCGACCGACAAGGGTAGCTCGGGCCGGAAAAAATAG
- a CDS encoding mechanosensitive ion channel, producing MFAELLDQLINALLLFFSYLLIGLVGLLLFALIGRMLAWLFWRLAYYRRRLRGGVSEQRSLTMRQLIQSLFNALAVLLGLIFMLSLIISPTALTTALGLFSAGLGFAARPFISDVMSGIQLLLQDQFTIGEKVEIGDRNVIGVVERVSLTRTLLRGEDGELWTVPNGDVRTIRNFARGSFSTAHIHLTIPTVRLDEGLAILQAVIANPGPDVVEPPEIISESGQIGETTELMLKVKARHGLAPQVRRRMLARLHEALADHQIISRSADADLSETVTNE from the coding sequence ATGTTTGCAGAATTGCTCGACCAACTGATCAATGCGCTGCTGCTGTTCTTCTCGTACCTGCTGATCGGGCTGGTGGGCTTGCTGCTGTTTGCACTGATCGGGCGGATGCTGGCCTGGCTGTTCTGGCGGCTGGCATACTATCGCCGGCGCTTACGCGGCGGTGTGAGCGAGCAGCGCAGCTTGACAATGCGCCAGCTGATTCAATCACTGTTCAATGCGCTGGCCGTGCTGCTGGGGCTGATCTTCATGCTTAGCCTGATCATTTCGCCAACTGCGCTCACCACCGCGTTGGGCCTGTTCAGCGCCGGGCTGGGCTTCGCGGCGCGCCCGTTCATTAGCGATGTGATGAGCGGAATTCAGCTGCTGCTGCAAGATCAGTTCACGATCGGCGAGAAAGTCGAGATCGGCGACCGCAATGTGATCGGCGTGGTCGAGCGCGTGTCGCTCACGCGCACGCTGCTGCGTGGCGAAGATGGCGAGCTGTGGACGGTGCCGAATGGCGATGTGCGCACTATTCGCAACTTCGCGCGCGGCAGCTTCTCGACGGCGCACATCCACCTCACGATCCCAACCGTACGGCTCGATGAGGGTCTGGCGATCTTGCAGGCCGTGATCGCCAACCCTGGGCCGGATGTGGTCGAGCCGCCCGAGATTATTAGCGAATCGGGCCAGATTGGCGAAACAACCGAGCTCATGCTGAAGGTCAAGGCCCGCCATGGCCTGGCCCCGCAGGTGCGCCGGCGCATGCTGGCGCGCTTGCACGAGGCCCTCGCCGATCATCAGATCATCTCGCGCAGCGCCGATGCGGATCTATCCGAAACTGTGACCAATGAATGA
- a CDS encoding universal stress protein has product MSDSAVSSASAIEDFRRARRRVAMRDLIARITGTSTELLSYEDVRQKLKGQLIGRRTLRDIPLDAIVGSVGRYGDFTRDFLPRHDSDAARWVGVRRAIEGAVGVPPIEVYQIGAAYFVLDGNHRVSVARETGSTHIQAYVSEVRARVPFGPDDSPDDLILKAEYAEFLEQTELDQQRPGADLTVTAPGQYTALERQIVAHRDARAAHQAGPTSLPNAAADWYDHVYMPIVREIRDQGILHEFPGRTEADLYIWLAEHHDAIEQSLGWQLGPKAVISDMANRRSPMRKAARLGSKLRDAVVPDTLESGPSPGAWRQERRVNAYGERLVADLLVAISGEEAGWQAFEQALLVAQREQARLAGLHVVPSAAAAQSPAALVLRDEFARRCAAAGVPGQLAIDVGTVTRQICDRARLTDMVVASLSYPPGTEPLARLRSGFRALVGRCPRPILAVPGPPADIARALLPYDGSPKAEEALFAATYLALTWKLDLQVLTVIEDQHTTDTTHQRARDYLERHGVQASYRIERGPVGDSILAAAQAHNSDLIVIGGYGFNPLIEIMLGSAVDQVLRESRKPVLLCR; this is encoded by the coding sequence ATGTCCGATTCTGCTGTATCAAGTGCCTCGGCGATCGAAGATTTCCGCCGCGCCCGCCGTCGCGTGGCGATGCGCGACCTGATCGCGCGCATCACCGGCACCTCGACTGAGCTGCTCTCGTACGAAGATGTGCGCCAGAAGCTCAAAGGCCAGCTGATCGGCCGGCGCACGCTGCGTGATATACCGCTGGACGCAATCGTCGGCAGTGTCGGGCGCTACGGCGACTTCACGCGCGACTTTCTGCCGCGCCACGATAGCGACGCTGCGCGCTGGGTTGGCGTGCGCCGCGCGATCGAGGGCGCGGTCGGCGTGCCGCCGATCGAGGTGTATCAGATCGGTGCGGCCTACTTCGTGCTCGATGGCAATCACCGCGTCTCGGTCGCACGCGAGACGGGTTCAACCCACATTCAGGCCTATGTCAGCGAGGTGCGCGCGCGCGTCCCGTTCGGCCCCGACGATTCGCCCGACGACCTGATTCTGAAGGCTGAGTATGCCGAGTTTCTCGAGCAGACCGAGCTCGACCAGCAGCGGCCCGGCGCCGACCTGACAGTCACCGCGCCTGGCCAGTATACCGCGCTCGAACGCCAGATCGTCGCACACCGCGATGCACGTGCCGCGCATCAGGCCGGGCCTACCAGCTTGCCCAACGCTGCGGCCGATTGGTACGACCATGTCTATATGCCGATCGTGCGCGAGATTCGCGATCAGGGCATTCTGCACGAATTTCCTGGCCGCACCGAGGCCGACCTGTACATCTGGCTGGCTGAACACCACGACGCGATCGAGCAGTCGCTTGGCTGGCAGCTCGGGCCGAAAGCCGTGATCAGCGACATGGCCAACCGGCGCAGCCCCATGCGTAAGGCGGCCCGCCTGGGCAGTAAGCTGCGCGACGCGGTTGTGCCCGATACGCTCGAGTCTGGCCCGTCGCCGGGCGCCTGGCGCCAGGAGCGCCGGGTCAATGCCTATGGCGAACGGCTGGTGGCCGATCTGCTGGTGGCGATCAGCGGCGAAGAGGCCGGCTGGCAGGCATTCGAGCAGGCCTTGCTGGTGGCGCAGCGCGAGCAGGCCCGCCTAGCCGGGCTGCATGTGGTGCCGAGTGCCGCCGCCGCGCAAAGCCCGGCCGCGCTGGTGCTGCGCGACGAGTTTGCGCGCCGCTGCGCGGCGGCAGGCGTGCCTGGCCAGCTCGCGATCGATGTTGGCACCGTCACGCGGCAGATCTGCGACCGCGCGCGCCTGACCGACATGGTGGTCGCGAGCCTCTCGTACCCACCCGGCACCGAGCCGCTGGCGCGGCTGCGCTCGGGTTTCCGCGCATTGGTGGGCCGCTGCCCACGCCCGATCCTGGCTGTACCCGGCCCGCCAGCCGATATTGCGCGCGCGCTGCTGCCCTACGACGGCAGCCCCAAGGCCGAAGAGGCGCTGTTCGCCGCCACCTACCTGGCGCTCACCTGGAAGCTCGACCTGCAGGTTCTGACCGTCATCGAAGACCAGCACACCACCGACACGACGCACCAGCGCGCGCGCGACTACCTCGAGCGCCATGGCGTGCAGGCCAGCTATCGCATCGAGCGCGGCCCGGTCGGCGATAGCATTCTCGCCGCAGCGCAGGCACACAACAGCGACTTGATCGTGATCGGCGGCTACGGCTTCAACCCACTGATCGAGATCATGCTCGGCAGCGCAGTCGACCAGGTGCTGCGCGAGAGCCGCAAGCCGGTGCTGCTGTGCCGCTAG
- a CDS encoding aldehyde ferredoxin oxidoreductase family protein — protein sequence MLYGFTGKILHVDLTTSKLTVETPDEAFYRTYVGGSAMGLYYLLKHTPRGADPLGPQNTLTLALSATTGFAVSGQSRCTAVAKSPITGGAGDAQAGGFWPAELKFAGFDALVFHGRAPSPVYLWVHNGKAELRPAEHLWGKTTADTEALIKDELGDSKIEIAEIGPAGEKQVRFAAIINMANRAFGRTGMGAVMGSKNLKAIAVRGTRRPVAGDPAAIKRYGKYGSSQMKVDLDMQEFGKYGTASTVMGNNSVGGLPTRNWSAGFFENAEPIDGVTMYDTILTQRDTCYSCAVRCKRVVESEYKGEPILPVYGGAEYENLATLGAYCGVGDLNAVSLANQLCNAYGVDAIAAGATIAFAMDCFERGILSEADTDGLALRFGDADAMLAMLRKLLDRQGFGDVLAEGSARAARQIGRGAEERVNAVKGAELPAHMPHVKRSLGLIYAVNPFGADHQSSEHDPGYMPQAGERSLQRLAAIGLNNPQKPRVLNEAKVEFALKTQYSYSAADSMNLCQFVYGPTWQLLDVGDMAQVYAAATGWETSIDDVQAIGQRRLNMLRAFNAREGLTRADDKLPRRMFNEALTGGKSDGILLDQQELEAAMDTYFAMAGWDVATGVPTRATLEACGLGWVADQLEATTP from the coding sequence ATGCTGTACGGATTCACCGGCAAGATCCTGCATGTCGATCTGACCACGAGCAAACTGACGGTCGAGACGCCTGACGAAGCGTTCTACCGCACCTACGTGGGCGGCAGCGCGATGGGCCTGTACTACCTGCTCAAGCACACGCCGCGCGGCGCCGACCCGCTAGGCCCTCAGAATACCCTGACGCTGGCGCTGAGCGCCACCACCGGCTTCGCCGTGTCGGGCCAGAGCCGCTGCACCGCCGTCGCGAAGTCGCCGATCACCGGCGGCGCGGGCGATGCCCAGGCCGGCGGCTTCTGGCCGGCCGAGCTGAAGTTCGCCGGATTCGACGCGCTGGTGTTCCACGGTCGCGCGCCTAGCCCGGTCTATCTGTGGGTTCACAACGGCAAGGCCGAGCTGCGCCCGGCCGAGCACCTGTGGGGCAAGACCACCGCCGACACCGAGGCGCTGATCAAGGACGAGCTGGGCGACAGCAAGATCGAGATCGCCGAGATTGGCCCGGCCGGCGAGAAGCAGGTGCGCTTCGCCGCGATCATCAATATGGCTAACCGTGCCTTCGGCCGCACCGGCATGGGCGCGGTGATGGGCAGCAAGAACCTCAAGGCGATTGCGGTGCGCGGCACCAGGCGGCCGGTCGCCGGCGACCCTGCCGCGATCAAGCGCTATGGCAAGTATGGCTCGAGCCAGATGAAGGTCGATCTCGACATGCAAGAGTTCGGCAAGTATGGCACCGCTTCGACTGTGATGGGCAATAATAGCGTTGGCGGCCTGCCCACGCGCAATTGGAGCGCGGGCTTTTTCGAGAACGCTGAGCCGATCGATGGCGTCACAATGTACGACACGATCCTCACGCAGCGCGATACCTGCTACTCGTGCGCGGTGCGCTGCAAGCGCGTGGTCGAGTCCGAGTACAAGGGCGAGCCGATCCTGCCGGTGTATGGCGGCGCCGAGTACGAGAACCTGGCTACGCTCGGCGCGTACTGCGGCGTGGGCGATCTGAACGCGGTATCGCTGGCTAACCAGCTCTGCAATGCCTACGGCGTCGACGCAATCGCTGCCGGTGCGACGATCGCGTTCGCGATGGATTGCTTCGAGCGCGGTATTCTCAGCGAGGCCGACACCGACGGCCTGGCGTTGCGCTTCGGCGATGCCGATGCCATGCTGGCCATGCTGCGCAAGCTGCTCGATCGCCAGGGCTTCGGCGATGTGTTGGCCGAGGGTTCGGCCCGCGCCGCCCGCCAGATCGGCCGCGGCGCCGAAGAGCGTGTCAATGCCGTCAAGGGCGCCGAGCTACCCGCACATATGCCGCACGTCAAACGCAGCCTCGGCCTGATCTATGCGGTCAATCCATTCGGCGCCGATCACCAGAGCAGCGAGCACGACCCCGGCTACATGCCGCAGGCCGGCGAGCGCAGCCTGCAGCGGCTGGCCGCGATCGGCCTGAATAACCCGCAGAAGCCCAGGGTGCTCAACGAGGCTAAGGTCGAGTTCGCGCTGAAGACCCAGTATAGCTACAGTGCGGCCGATAGCATGAACCTGTGCCAGTTTGTGTATGGCCCGACCTGGCAGCTGCTCGATGTGGGCGATATGGCCCAGGTGTATGCGGCTGCGACTGGCTGGGAAACCAGCATCGACGATGTACAGGCGATCGGCCAGCGGCGCCTGAATATGCTGCGGGCCTTCAATGCCCGCGAGGGCCTGACCCGCGCCGACGATAAGCTGCCCAGGCGCATGTTCAATGAAGCGCTCACGGGCGGTAAGTCCGACGGCATTCTACTCGATCAGCAAGAGCTCGAGGCTGCGATGGATACCTATTTCGCCATGGCCGGTTGGGACGTAGCTACCGGCGTGCCCACCCGCGCCACGCTCGAAGCGTGCGGGCTCGGCTGGGTTGCCGATCAGCTCGAGGCCACTACGCCGTAG
- a CDS encoding beta-lactamase family protein yields the protein MPRNVRALAIIVAALLIVLFTTSPAYRLSAPALPVPTSSGLAAVAPAAPAPTMAARPALAAPPAAAALPSEVPPQGQLATTLDGYLNQLVSAGLFQGVVLVAHDGQVLLNRGYGYADAEQHLANHALTRFQLASMTKPFTALAIMQLQARGLLGLQDSICRYLDDCPVAWQPIVIRQLLNHTAGLPNYTDLAEFNDTQAQPATPAELLQRFRDMPLLFTPGSRYMYENSDYVLLGMVIERVTGRRYAEAMRELIFDPLGMRDTGTDPSAPAPAGAALGYNLPGERAPLLDPSNLFAAGALYSTSQDLYRFDQALYTEQLLAQPLLDQIWTPGLGGYGYGWKIGSLDRHRKISHPGRMDGFASTIARFPDDRVSVIVLANMSAADTEGIADYIATLVFGSV from the coding sequence GTGCCGCGAAACGTCCGCGCTCTCGCAATTATCGTCGCAGCGTTGCTGATTGTGCTGTTCACGACCAGCCCGGCTTACCGGCTGAGCGCGCCCGCGCTACCGGTGCCTACCAGCTCAGGCCTGGCGGCGGTAGCGCCTGCCGCACCGGCGCCGACTATGGCGGCGCGCCCAGCGCTGGCCGCGCCGCCGGCCGCCGCCGCGCTGCCAAGCGAGGTGCCGCCGCAGGGCCAACTGGCTACAACACTCGACGGCTACCTCAATCAGCTCGTGAGCGCCGGGCTGTTCCAGGGCGTGGTGCTGGTCGCCCACGATGGCCAGGTGCTGCTCAACCGCGGCTATGGCTACGCCGATGCCGAGCAACACCTGGCCAACCACGCGCTCACGCGCTTCCAGCTGGCCTCGATGACCAAGCCGTTTACCGCGCTGGCGATCATGCAGCTGCAGGCGCGCGGCCTGCTCGGCCTGCAAGACTCGATCTGCCGCTATCTCGACGACTGCCCGGTCGCCTGGCAGCCGATCGTGATCCGCCAGCTGCTCAACCACACCGCCGGCTTGCCGAACTACACCGACCTGGCCGAGTTCAACGACACGCAGGCCCAACCAGCCACGCCGGCCGAGCTGCTACAGCGCTTTCGCGACATGCCGCTGCTCTTCACACCCGGTAGCCGCTATATGTACGAGAACTCCGACTACGTGCTGCTGGGCATGGTGATCGAGCGCGTGACCGGCCGTCGCTACGCCGAGGCCATGCGCGAGCTGATCTTCGATCCGCTGGGCATGCGCGACACCGGCACCGACCCGAGCGCGCCGGCGCCGGCTGGTGCGGCGCTCGGCTACAACCTGCCCGGCGAGCGCGCGCCGCTGCTCGACCCATCGAACCTGTTCGCGGCTGGCGCGCTCTACTCGACTAGCCAGGATCTGTATCGCTTCGATCAGGCGCTCTACACCGAACAGCTGCTGGCCCAGCCGCTGCTCGATCAGATCTGGACGCCTGGCCTGGGCGGTTATGGCTATGGCTGGAAGATTGGTAGCCTCGATCGGCATCGCAAGATTAGCCACCCTGGCCGGATGGACGGCTTTGCGAGCACGATCGCGCGCTTCCCCGACGACCGCGTCAGCGTGATTGTGCTCGCGAATATGTCGGCTGCCGATACCGAGGGGATCGCCGATTATATCGCGACATTGGTGTTTGGTTCGGTGTAG
- the mscL gene encoding large conductance mechanosensitive channel protein MscL: protein MLKEFREFIAKGNVLDLAVAVIIGAAFGGIVTSLVEDIINPIIGIIVGKPDFSSIFINLSGKEFATYAAAKEAGAQVIGIGAFVTAIINFLIIAFVIFMIVRSANNLKKAEPPAPPAGPTKEEQLLTEIRDALRAQR from the coding sequence ATGCTGAAGGAGTTCAGGGAGTTCATCGCGAAGGGTAATGTGCTCGATCTGGCGGTTGCGGTGATCATCGGCGCGGCGTTCGGCGGTATCGTCACATCGCTGGTCGAAGACATCATCAACCCAATCATCGGCATCATCGTAGGCAAGCCCGACTTCTCGAGTATTTTCATCAATCTCTCGGGCAAAGAGTTCGCTACCTACGCCGCCGCGAAAGAGGCCGGCGCACAGGTGATCGGCATCGGTGCGTTCGTTACCGCGATCATCAACTTCCTGATCATCGCATTCGTGATCTTCATGATCGTGCGCTCGGCCAACAACCTGAAGAAGGCTGAGCCGCCGGCGCCCCCCGCTGGCCCGACGAAGGAAGAGCAGCTGCTGACCGAGATCCGCGACGCACTACGGGCACAGCGCTAG
- a CDS encoding sugar transferase encodes MVQDVTNRSRTVGPWYLAIDPQHRIIRGKLYFMIKRTIDITACLMVAPLVGPLLLLLALLVYLDSPGKVFFTQLRTGKGGRRFKMYKFRSMVPNAEELKIKYAHLNELTWPDFKITNDPRITRVGKLLRKTSLDELPQLLNVLIGDMSLVGPRPTSFAPETYRLWHTERLEVVPGITGLWQVSGRSNLDFDQRLKLDIAYIERQSLMMDFRILFLTVAQVFIGEGAY; translated from the coding sequence ATGGTACAGGATGTGACGAATCGATCGAGAACCGTTGGCCCGTGGTATCTCGCCATCGACCCACAGCACCGCATCATTCGCGGCAAGCTATATTTCATGATCAAGCGAACGATCGATATCACCGCCTGCTTGATGGTTGCTCCGCTGGTTGGGCCATTACTGCTGCTGCTGGCGCTGCTCGTGTATCTCGACTCGCCGGGCAAGGTGTTCTTCACCCAGCTTCGCACCGGTAAGGGCGGGCGCCGCTTCAAGATGTATAAATTTCGCTCGATGGTGCCGAACGCCGAGGAGCTGAAGATTAAGTATGCGCACCTGAACGAGCTGACCTGGCCTGATTTCAAGATCACGAATGATCCACGTATCACTCGCGTCGGTAAGCTGTTGCGGAAGACCAGCCTCGATGAGCTGCCACAGCTGCTGAATGTTTTGATTGGTGATATGTCGCTGGTTGGCCCGCGCCCGACATCGTTCGCACCCGAAACCTACCGGCTCTGGCACACCGAGCGGCTTGAGGTGGTGCCTGGTATTACCGGCCTCTGGCAGGTGAGCGGGCGCAGCAACCTGGATTTTGATCAGCGCTTGAAGCTCGATATCGCCTATATCGAGCGCCAGAGCCTCATGATGGATTTTCGCATCCTATTCCTTACCGTCGCTCAGGTCTTCATTGGTGAGGGGGCATATTGA
- a CDS encoding fumarylacetoacetate hydrolase family protein → MRLVTYQDERGQHVGALRDDTTIIALDAVAPSMLALIDGGDALLSQARAELVRATAGIPLAAVTLLAPIPRPRQNIICLGMNYVEHAYESMRAKGLEPSLPPHPVFFTKAATTVCAHGDDIPLDPRVTAALDYEVELAYIVGRAGKNIDRDAAPGYVFGYTIVNDISARDLQNRHQQFFKGKSLDRSCPIGPWIVTADEIADPRALGLRLRLNGETRQDSTVADLIFDIPTTLAVLSLGQTIEPGTIISTGTPSGVGMGFNPPRYMQPGDVMEAEIDQIGVLRNTIVAAG, encoded by the coding sequence ATGCGCCTGGTTACCTACCAAGACGAGCGTGGCCAACATGTGGGCGCGCTGCGCGACGATACGACGATCATCGCGCTCGATGCGGTGGCGCCGAGTATGCTGGCGCTGATCGATGGCGGCGACGCGCTGCTGAGCCAGGCGCGTGCCGAGCTGGTGCGCGCCACCGCCGGCATACCACTGGCGGCAGTGACGCTGCTTGCACCGATCCCGCGCCCGCGCCAGAATATCATCTGCCTGGGCATGAACTATGTCGAGCATGCCTATGAGTCGATGCGTGCGAAGGGGCTCGAGCCCAGCCTGCCGCCGCACCCGGTGTTCTTCACCAAAGCTGCGACAACCGTATGTGCGCATGGCGACGACATCCCGCTCGACCCACGGGTGACAGCAGCGCTCGACTACGAAGTCGAGCTGGCGTATATCGTCGGGCGGGCTGGCAAGAATATCGACCGCGACGCCGCACCAGGCTATGTGTTTGGCTACACGATCGTCAACGACATCTCGGCGCGCGATCTCCAGAACCGGCATCAGCAATTCTTCAAGGGCAAGAGCCTCGATCGCAGCTGCCCGATTGGGCCATGGATCGTGACGGCCGACGAGATCGCCGACCCGCGCGCGCTGGGCCTACGGCTGCGGCTGAATGGCGAGACGCGCCAGGACTCGACCGTCGCCGACCTGATCTTCGATATTCCCACCACGCTGGCGGTGCTGTCGCTGGGGCAGACGATCGAGCCAGGCACGATCATCTCCACCGGCACGCCCAGCGGCGTAGGCATGGGCTTCAACCCACCGCGGTATATGCAGCCTGGCGATGTGATGGAGGCCGAGATCGATCAGATCGGCGTGTTGCGCAACACGATCGTGGCGGCCGGCTGA